In one window of Fusobacterium mortiferum ATCC 9817 DNA:
- the rpmG gene encoding 50S ribosomal protein L33 has protein sequence MRVNIQLECTECKRRNYSTSKNKKNTTERLEINKYCKWDKKVTLHKETKK, from the coding sequence TTGAGAGTAAATATTCAATTAGAATGTACAGAGTGCAAAAGAAGAAACTATAGCACATCAAAAAATAAGAAGAATACTACAGAAAGATTAGAAATTAATAAATACTGTAAGTGGGACAAAAAAGTTACTTTACATAAAGAAACTAAGAAATAA
- the secE gene encoding preprotein translocase subunit SecE: MNLFQGIKTEYSKVQWPNKEEVKNSTLWVIAMSLILSIYLGVFDLIASRLLKILVSLFGG, translated from the coding sequence ATGAATCTTTTTCAAGGAATAAAAACGGAGTATTCCAAAGTTCAATGGCCTAACAAGGAGGAAGTTAAAAACTCAACTCTTTGGGTAATAGCAATGAGCTTAATACTTAGTATATATTTGGGAGTTTTTGATTTAATTGCTTCTAGACTATTAAAAATTTTGGTATCTCTCTTTGGAGGATAA
- the nusG gene encoding transcription termination/antitermination protein NusG, translating into MEKTLVKKWFMIHTYSGYEKKVKTDLEQKIETLGMGDIVTKILVPEEETIEEVRGKKKTVARKIFPGYVMLEMVATREESNEGINFRVDSDAWYVVRNTNGVTGFVGVGSDPIPMEDEEVKNIFEVIGLDLTEEEKELKEVIKINFAVGDYVKVLKGGFADQEGKVAEIDMEHKKAKVMIEMFGRMTPVEVDFDSVQKAN; encoded by the coding sequence ATGGAAAAAACCTTAGTAAAAAAATGGTTTATGATTCATACTTATTCAGGGTATGAAAAAAAAGTAAAAACTGACCTTGAACAAAAGATAGAAACTCTTGGAATGGGAGATATCGTAACAAAGATTCTTGTTCCTGAAGAAGAGACTATTGAAGAAGTAAGAGGAAAGAAGAAGACTGTTGCAAGAAAAATATTTCCAGGATATGTAATGCTAGAAATGGTAGCTACAAGAGAGGAAAGTAATGAAGGAATTAACTTTAGAGTTGATTCTGATGCTTGGTATGTTGTCAGAAATACAAATGGTGTAACAGGATTTGTAGGTGTTGGTTCTGACCCTATTCCTATGGAAGATGAAGAAGTCAAAAATATTTTTGAAGTTATAGGACTTGATTTAACAGAGGAAGAAAAAGAATTAAAAGAAGTAATAAAAATAAACTTTGCCGTGGGTGATTATGTAAAAGTTCTTAAAGGTGGTTTTGCTGATCAAGAGGGTAAAGTAGCAGAAATAGATATGGAGCATAAAAAAGCTAAAGTCATGATCGAAATGTTTGGAAGAATGACTCCAGTAGAAGTAGATTTTGACAGTGTTCAAAAGGCTAATTAG
- the rplK gene encoding 50S ribosomal protein L11, which translates to MAKEVIKLIKLQLPAGKANPAPPVGPALGAHGVNIMEFCKAFNAKTQDKSGWIIPVEISVYNDRSFTFILKTPPASDLLKKAAGIQTAAKNSKKEVAGQITTAKLKEIAETKMPDLNAGSVEAAMRIIAGSARSMGIKIVD; encoded by the coding sequence ATGGCAAAAGAAGTAATTAAATTAATAAAACTACAATTACCAGCAGGTAAAGCTAACCCAGCTCCACCAGTTGGACCAGCATTAGGAGCTCACGGAGTAAATATTATGGAATTCTGTAAAGCTTTCAATGCAAAAACTCAAGACAAATCAGGATGGATAATTCCAGTAGAAATCTCTGTTTATAATGACAGAAGTTTCACATTTATATTAAAAACTCCACCTGCATCAGACTTATTAAAAAAAGCAGCAGGAATCCAAACAGCAGCTAAAAACTCTAAAAAAGAAGTTGCTGGACAAATTACAACAGCTAAATTAAAAGAGATTGCTGAAACTAAAATGCCTGATTTAAACGCAGGATCAGTAGAAGCAGCTATGAGAATAATAGCTGGATCAGCAAGATCAATGGGAATCAAAATAGTAGACTAA
- the rplA gene encoding 50S ribosomal protein L1 encodes MAKHRGKKYLEIAKLVETGKLYEVKEALELVLKTRTAKFTETVEVALRLGVDPRHADQQVRGTVVLPHGTGKTIKVLAITSGANIEKALAAGADYAGAEEYINQIQQGWLDFDLVIATPDMMPKLGRLGKILGTKGLMPNPKSGTVTPNIAEAVTEFKKGKLAFRVDKLGSIHVPIGKADFAPEKIEENFKAFMDQITRLKPASSKGQYLRTVAVSLTMGPGIKMDPALVAKYVG; translated from the coding sequence ATGGCAAAACATAGAGGAAAAAAATACTTAGAAATAGCTAAGTTAGTAGAAACTGGAAAGCTTTATGAAGTTAAAGAAGCTTTAGAACTAGTATTAAAAACTAGAACAGCTAAATTTACAGAAACTGTAGAAGTAGCATTAAGACTTGGAGTAGATCCTAGACATGCAGATCAACAAGTAAGAGGTACAGTTGTATTACCTCATGGAACAGGAAAAACTATAAAAGTTTTAGCAATAACTTCAGGAGCTAACATAGAGAAGGCTTTAGCAGCTGGTGCAGATTATGCAGGAGCTGAAGAATATATAAATCAAATTCAACAAGGATGGTTAGATTTCGACTTAGTAATCGCTACTCCTGACATGATGCCTAAATTAGGAAGATTAGGAAAAATCCTAGGAACTAAAGGATTAATGCCTAACCCTAAATCAGGAACTGTTACTCCAAACATTGCAGAAGCAGTAACTGAGTTCAAAAAAGGTAAATTAGCATTCAGAGTTGACAAATTAGGATCAATTCATGTACCAATTGGTAAAGCAGATTTTGCACCTGAAAAAATTGAAGAAAACTTCAAGGCTTTCATGGATCAAATTACAAGATTAAAACCAGCATCTTCTAAAGGACAATACTTAAGAACTGTTGCTGTATCACTAACTATGGGACCTGGAATCAAAATGGACCCTGCATTAGTAGCTAAATATGTTGGATAA
- the rplJ gene encoding 50S ribosomal protein L10 codes for MATQAKIEQVAELAEKIRKAQSVVLVDYQGITVNEETELRKKVREAGAEYLVAKNRLFKIALKEAGVEDSFDDLLEGTTAFAFGYADPVAPAKLVFDLAKDKAKAKKDVFKIKGGLLTGKRVEATEVEALAKLPSRDQLLSMLLNSMLGPIRKLAYATVAIADKKEAETTAE; via the coding sequence ATGGCAACTCAAGCAAAAATCGAACAAGTAGCTGAACTAGCAGAAAAAATAAGAAAAGCTCAATCAGTAGTATTAGTTGACTATCAAGGAATCACAGTTAACGAGGAAACTGAATTAAGAAAAAAAGTAAGAGAAGCAGGTGCTGAATATCTAGTTGCAAAAAACAGATTATTCAAAATAGCATTAAAAGAAGCTGGAGTAGAAGATTCTTTTGATGATTTATTAGAAGGGACTACAGCATTCGCTTTTGGATATGCAGATCCAGTAGCTCCTGCAAAATTAGTTTTTGATTTAGCAAAAGATAAGGCTAAAGCAAAAAAAGATGTATTCAAAATTAAAGGTGGATTATTAACAGGAAAAAGAGTTGAAGCAACTGAGGTAGAAGCTCTAGCTAAATTACCTTCAAGAGATCAATTACTTTCTATGTTACTTAACTCAATGCTTGGACCAATCAGAAAACTTGCTTACGCAACTGTGGCAATCGCTGATAAAAAAGAAGCTGAAACTACAGCTGAATAA
- the rplL gene encoding 50S ribosomal protein L7/L12, whose amino-acid sequence MAFNREQFIADLEAMTVLELKELVTALEEHFGVTAAAPVAVAVAGGEAAAAEEKTEFDVILTSAGANKIAVIKEVRGITGLGLKEAKELVDNGGKLKEGVAKEEAEAIKEKLTAAGATVEVK is encoded by the coding sequence ATGGCATTCAATAGAGAACAATTTATAGCTGATTTAGAAGCTATGACAGTTTTAGAATTAAAAGAATTAGTAACTGCTTTAGAAGAGCACTTTGGTGTAACAGCAGCAGCTCCAGTGGCAGTAGCAGTAGCAGGAGGAGAAGCAGCAGCAGCTGAAGAGAAAACTGAATTTGACGTTATCTTAACTTCTGCAGGAGCTAACAAAATAGCTGTAATCAAAGAAGTAAGAGGAATCACTGGATTAGGATTAAAAGAAGCTAAAGAATTAGTAGACAACGGTGGAAAATTAAAAGAGGGAGTTGCTAAAGAAGAAGCTGAAGCTATAAAAGAGAAGTTAACAGCTGCTGGAGCAACTGTAGAAGTTAAATAG
- the rpoB gene encoding DNA-directed RNA polymerase subunit beta — MGKLVERLNFGRIKERGSMPHFLEFQLDSYEDFLQAKEAPNNRKDKGLESAFREIFPVESSNGDIKLEYVAYELHEAEPPLNDELECKKRGKTYSASLKVRLRLINKKSGNEIQESLVYFGEIPLMTERGTFVINGAERVVVSQLHRSPGVSFNKEINIQTGKDLFSGKIIPYKGTWLEFETDKNDFLSVKIDRKKKVLATVFLKAIDFFENNTEIKDYFLETKELELTPIFQKYKNREELVSVLRTKFEGSFIKEDIYDEETGEIIAEVDAVIDEALIETIIDAKVDKVVYWEVKPEDKLLANTVLNDTTLTKEDAVTEVFKKLRPGDLVTIESAKSLIRQMFFNPQRYDLEPVGRYKMNKRLKLNVPDDEILLTKEDIIATMKYVINLNNGNGHTDDIDNLSNRRVRGVGELLLMQIKAGLSKMGKMVREKMTIQDSETLTPQSLLNTRPLNALILDFFGSGQLSQFMDQSNPLSELTHKRRISALGPGGLSRERAGFEVRDVHDSHYGRICPIETPEGPNIGLIGSLAIYAKINKYGFIETPYIKVVDGKADFDRIEYLAADEEEGLFIAQADTKIGENNELLGEVVCRFGHEIVNITGEKVDYLDISPKQVVSVSAGLIPFLEHDDANRALMGSNMQRQAVPLLRTEAPYIGTGLERKVAVDSGALVVSKVDGKVVYVDASKIIIEDENGKEHKYRLLNYERSNASMCLHQTPLVSLGEEVKVGSILADGPATKGGDLALGRNILMAFMPWEGYNYEDAILISDRLRKDDVFTSIHIEEYEIEARNTKLGDEEITREIPNISEEALRKLDANGIITIGSEVGPGDILVGKTAPKGETEPPAEEKLLRAIFGEKARDVRDTSLRMPHGSKGTVVEILELSRENGDELKAGVNKAIKILVAEKRKITVGDKMSGRHGNKGVVSRVLPAEDMPFLADGTHLDVVLNPLGVPSRMNIGQVLEVHLGMAMGNYNGGTHIATPVFDGASEEQVKDYLEKLGFPRSGKVDLYDGRTGDKFDNPVTVGRMYMLKLHHLVEDKMHARAIGPYSLVTQQPLGGKAQFGGQRLGEMEVWALEAYGASNILQEMLTVKSDDVTGRTKTYEAIIKGEEMPEADLPESFKVLLKEFQALALDVELFDSEDNIINVDEELNKEEVLTEYSPLDDFKD; from the coding sequence ATGGGGAAACTCGTTGAAAGATTGAATTTTGGAAGGATAAAAGAGAGAGGAAGTATGCCTCATTTTCTTGAGTTCCAATTGGATTCCTATGAAGATTTTCTACAAGCTAAAGAAGCTCCAAATAATAGAAAAGACAAGGGGTTAGAATCAGCTTTTAGAGAAATTTTCCCTGTTGAATCTTCTAATGGAGATATCAAGTTAGAATATGTAGCTTATGAGTTACATGAAGCTGAACCACCATTAAATGATGAACTTGAGTGTAAAAAAAGAGGTAAGACTTACTCAGCTTCCTTAAAAGTTAGATTAAGACTTATAAATAAGAAAAGTGGAAATGAGATACAAGAGTCATTGGTATATTTTGGAGAGATACCTTTAATGACTGAAAGAGGAACTTTCGTAATAAATGGTGCTGAAAGAGTTGTTGTATCACAATTACATAGATCACCAGGTGTATCATTTAATAAAGAGATAAATATTCAAACTGGTAAAGACCTATTTTCAGGAAAAATTATTCCTTATAAAGGAACTTGGCTTGAATTTGAAACTGACAAGAATGATTTCCTAAGTGTTAAGATTGACAGAAAGAAAAAAGTATTAGCAACTGTATTCTTAAAGGCTATTGATTTTTTTGAGAACAATACAGAAATTAAAGATTACTTTTTAGAAACAAAGGAATTAGAATTAACTCCTATATTCCAAAAATATAAAAATAGAGAAGAGTTAGTAAGTGTTCTTAGAACAAAATTTGAAGGAAGTTTCATCAAAGAAGATATCTATGATGAAGAAACTGGAGAGATAATAGCTGAAGTAGATGCAGTTATTGACGAAGCTTTAATTGAAACTATAATAGATGCTAAAGTAGATAAAGTTGTTTATTGGGAAGTTAAACCAGAAGATAAATTATTAGCAAATACAGTATTAAATGATACTACATTAACAAAAGAAGATGCAGTAACTGAAGTATTTAAAAAGTTAAGACCAGGAGATTTAGTTACTATAGAATCAGCTAAATCACTTATTAGACAAATGTTTTTCAACCCTCAAAGATATGACCTTGAGCCAGTTGGAAGATATAAGATGAATAAAAGACTTAAGTTAAATGTACCTGATGATGAGATACTTTTAACTAAAGAAGATATCATAGCTACAATGAAGTATGTAATTAACTTAAATAATGGAAATGGACATACTGATGATATAGATAATCTATCAAATAGAAGGGTAAGAGGAGTAGGAGAGTTACTTTTAATGCAAATTAAAGCTGGACTTTCTAAGATGGGAAAAATGGTAAGAGAGAAAATGACTATTCAGGACTCTGAAACATTAACTCCACAATCTCTTTTAAATACTAGACCATTAAATGCTTTAATATTAGATTTCTTTGGTTCTGGTCAATTATCTCAGTTCATGGACCAATCAAATCCATTATCTGAGTTAACTCATAAGAGAAGAATTTCAGCTTTAGGACCTGGAGGACTTTCAAGAGAAAGAGCAGGATTCGAGGTTAGAGACGTACATGACTCTCACTATGGAAGAATCTGCCCAATAGAAACACCAGAGGGACCAAACATCGGTCTTATTGGATCATTAGCTATCTATGCTAAAATCAATAAATATGGATTTATAGAAACTCCTTACATTAAAGTAGTAGATGGAAAAGCTGATTTTGATAGAATCGAGTACTTAGCAGCTGACGAAGAAGAAGGATTATTTATTGCCCAAGCTGATACTAAAATTGGTGAAAACAACGAGCTTTTAGGAGAGGTTGTTTGTAGATTTGGACATGAAATAGTAAATATAACAGGAGAAAAAGTTGATTACTTAGATATTTCTCCTAAACAAGTGGTATCTGTATCTGCAGGATTAATTCCATTCCTTGAGCATGACGACGCCAACAGAGCACTGATGGGATCAAACATGCAAAGGCAAGCAGTACCATTATTAAGAACAGAAGCTCCTTATATTGGAACAGGACTTGAAAGAAAAGTTGCTGTAGATTCTGGAGCATTAGTAGTATCTAAAGTAGATGGAAAAGTAGTTTATGTAGATGCTAGTAAAATTATTATAGAAGATGAAAATGGAAAAGAACATAAGTATAGATTATTAAATTATGAAAGATCTAATGCTTCAATGTGTTTACATCAAACTCCATTAGTATCATTAGGTGAGGAAGTAAAAGTAGGAAGTATACTTGCTGATGGACCTGCTACAAAAGGTGGAGACTTAGCACTAGGAAGAAATATTCTTATGGCATTCATGCCTTGGGAAGGATATAACTATGAGGACGCTATTTTAATTTCTGATAGATTAAGAAAAGATGATGTATTTACATCAATTCATATAGAAGAGTATGAAATAGAAGCAAGAAATACTAAATTAGGTGATGAGGAAATCACTAGAGAGATCCCTAATATCTCTGAAGAAGCATTAAGAAAATTAGATGCTAATGGTATCATAACTATTGGTTCTGAAGTAGGACCAGGAGATATCCTAGTAGGAAAAACTGCTCCTAAAGGAGAAACTGAACCACCTGCTGAGGAAAAATTATTAAGAGCAATATTTGGAGAAAAAGCAAGAGATGTAAGAGATACATCTTTAAGAATGCCTCATGGTTCAAAAGGAACAGTAGTAGAGATTCTTGAGTTATCAAGAGAAAATGGTGATGAACTAAAAGCTGGTGTAAATAAAGCTATAAAAATATTAGTTGCAGAAAAAAGAAAAATCACTGTTGGAGATAAGATGTCAGGACGTCACGGAAACAAAGGGGTTGTATCAAGAGTATTACCAGCAGAAGATATGCCTTTCTTAGCTGACGGAACACACTTAGACGTTGTACTTAACCCACTAGGAGTGCCATCACGTATGAACATAGGACAGGTACTAGAGGTTCACTTAGGAATGGCTATGGGTAACTATAATGGTGGAACACATATAGCAACTCCAGTATTTGATGGAGCATCTGAAGAGCAAGTTAAGGATTATTTAGAAAAATTAGGATTCCCTAGAAGTGGAAAAGTTGACTTATACGATGGAAGAACAGGAGATAAATTTGATAATCCTGTAACAGTAGGAAGAATGTATATGTTAAAACTACACCACTTAGTTGAAGATAAGATGCACGCAAGAGCAATTGGACCATATTCATTAGTAACTCAACAACCACTAGGAGGAAAGGCTCAATTCGGAGGACAAAGACTTGGAGAAATGGAAGTTTGGGCATTAGAAGCATATGGAGCATCTAATATACTTCAAGAGATGTTAACAGTAAAATCAGACGATGTTACTGGAAGAACAAAAACTTATGAAGCTATCATAAAAGGTGAAGAGATGCCAGAAGCAGACTTACCAGAATCATTTAAAGTATTATTAAAAGAGTTCCAAGCACTAGCATTAGATGTAGAACTATTTGATAGTGAAGATAATATAATAAACGTAGATGAAGAGTTAAATAAAGAAGAGGTATTAACAGAGTACTCTCCTTTAGATGACTTTAAAGATTAA
- the rpoC gene encoding DNA-directed RNA polymerase subunit beta', with translation MGIRSFEKIRIRLASPEKIEEWSHGEVTKPETINYRTLNPESDGLFCEKIFGPTKDWECACGKYKRMRYKGLVCEKCGVEVTRSKVRRERMGHISLAAPVSHIWYSKGTPNKMSLIIGLSPKELESVLYFARYVVTETGESNLKEGKILTEKEYKLYKQLYGNRFEALMGAEAILKLLEKINLEELRVELEKELDDVSSSQKRKKVVKRLKIVRDFIASNNKPEWMILKNVPVIPADLRPMVQLDGGRFATSDLNDLYRRVINRNNRLKKLLEIKAPEIVVKNEKRMLQEAVDALIDNGRRGKPVVAQNNRELKSLSDMLKGKQGRFRQNLLGKRVDYSARSVIVVGPSLKMNQCGIPKKMALELYKPFIMRELVKRELASNIKTAKKLVEEADDKVWDVIEDVIQDHPVLLNRAPTLHRLSIQAFEPVLIEGKAIRLHPLVCSAFNADFDGDQMAVHLMLSPEAIMEAKLLMLAPNNIISPSNGEPIAVPSQDMVMGCFYMTKERPGSKGEGKAFSNIAQALTAYHNGVLDTHAMIKVRINGEMIETTPGRLMFNELLPEVDKQYNQTFGKSQLKKLIAKLYDEHGFTETAELINKIKDFGYHYGAMAGVSVGIEDLEIPAAKKDILAKADEQVAQIEADYKAGKIINEERYRKTITVWSEATDAVTKAMMNGLDQFNPVYMMANSGARGNISQMRQLAAMRGNMADTQGRIIEVPIKANFREGLTVLEFFMSSHGARKGLADTALRTADSGYLTRRLVDISHEVIVNAEDCGTHQGIEVGELISEGKVIEELKERINGRVLAEDLVYEGEVIAPRNTLIGKELIKKIDELGIRKVKIRSPLTCALEKGVCRKCYGMDLSNHKEILLGEAVGVIAAQSIGEPGTQLTMRTFHTGGVATAAAVVSGVRAENSGKVAYRDVKILVNEENGDEIVVSQSAKLIIGNYDYEIPSGSILKVKEGQQVEIGETLVTFDPFHIPIIADQDGRIEYRELYVKENYDEKYDVTEFMAIKPVESGDINPRVVVFDAEGNTKGSYTIPFGAYLMVREGEEIKKGQIIAKIIKEGAGTKDITGGLPRVQELFEARNPKGKAMLTEIEGKVEVTGKKKKGMRVILVKSVSDSSDYKEYLVPVGERLVVTDGMLVKAGDKITEGAISPFDVLNIKGLVAAEQFILESVQQVYRDQGVTVNDKHIEIIVKQMFKKVRIVDSGASLFLEDEVVEKRVVELENEKLQAEGKAIIKYEPIIQGITKAAVNTGSFISAASFQETTKVLSNAAIEGKVDFLEGLKENVIIGKKIPAGTGFSAYKKIKAKVIEEDLMEQE, from the coding sequence ATGGGAATTAGAAGTTTTGAGAAAATAAGAATTAGATTAGCATCTCCTGAGAAAATTGAAGAATGGTCTCACGGAGAGGTTACAAAACCTGAAACAATAAACTATAGAACTTTAAATCCAGAAAGTGATGGACTTTTCTGTGAAAAAATATTCGGACCAACTAAAGATTGGGAATGTGCATGTGGAAAGTATAAAAGAATGAGATATAAAGGTCTAGTTTGTGAAAAATGTGGGGTAGAAGTAACTAGATCTAAGGTAAGAAGAGAGAGAATGGGACACATTTCTCTAGCTGCACCAGTTTCTCATATTTGGTATTCTAAAGGGACACCAAATAAAATGTCACTTATAATAGGACTATCTCCAAAAGAATTAGAATCAGTACTATATTTTGCTAGATATGTAGTTACTGAAACTGGAGAAAGTAATTTAAAAGAAGGAAAAATCTTAACTGAAAAAGAATATAAATTATATAAGCAATTATATGGAAATAGATTTGAAGCTTTAATGGGAGCTGAGGCTATTTTAAAACTTCTTGAGAAAATCAATCTTGAAGAGTTAAGAGTAGAGTTAGAAAAAGAGTTAGATGATGTAAGTTCATCTCAAAAGAGAAAGAAAGTTGTTAAGAGATTAAAAATAGTAAGAGATTTTATAGCTTCTAACAACAAACCTGAATGGATGATACTTAAAAATGTTCCAGTAATACCAGCTGATTTAAGACCAATGGTACAATTAGATGGAGGAAGATTTGCAACTTCTGACTTAAATGATTTATATAGAAGAGTTATCAATAGAAATAACAGACTTAAAAAATTATTAGAAATAAAAGCACCTGAAATAGTTGTTAAAAACGAAAAAAGAATGCTTCAAGAAGCAGTAGATGCTTTAATAGATAATGGAAGAAGAGGAAAACCAGTAGTTGCTCAAAATAACAGAGAGTTAAAATCTCTTTCTGATATGTTAAAAGGAAAACAAGGAAGATTTAGACAAAATCTACTTGGAAAAAGGGTTGACTACTCAGCAAGATCGGTTATCGTTGTAGGACCATCATTAAAAATGAATCAATGTGGAATTCCTAAGAAAATGGCTCTTGAGTTATATAAACCTTTCATTATGAGAGAGTTAGTAAAAAGAGAGCTAGCTTCTAACATAAAAACAGCTAAGAAATTAGTTGAAGAAGCAGATGATAAAGTATGGGATGTAATCGAGGATGTAATTCAAGATCACCCAGTACTACTTAACAGAGCTCCGACTCTACACAGACTATCTATTCAAGCATTTGAACCAGTATTAATAGAAGGAAAAGCAATTAGACTTCATCCATTAGTATGTTCTGCATTCAACGCTGACTTCGATGGAGACCAAATGGCAGTTCACTTAATGCTATCTCCAGAAGCTATAATGGAAGCAAAACTATTAATGTTAGCTCCAAATAATATTATTTCTCCATCAAATGGAGAGCCAATAGCAGTTCCATCTCAAGACATGGTTATGGGATGTTTCTATATGACTAAAGAAAGACCAGGTTCTAAAGGAGAAGGAAAAGCATTCTCTAATATAGCTCAAGCTTTAACTGCTTATCATAATGGAGTATTAGATACTCATGCTATGATTAAAGTAAGAATAAATGGTGAAATGATAGAAACTACTCCAGGAAGATTAATGTTTAATGAATTATTACCTGAAGTAGATAAACAATATAACCAAACTTTTGGTAAATCTCAATTAAAGAAACTTATTGCTAAGTTATATGATGAGCATGGATTTACTGAAACAGCTGAATTAATCAACAAGATTAAAGATTTTGGATACCACTATGGAGCTATGGCAGGAGTATCAGTTGGTATAGAAGACCTTGAAATTCCAGCAGCTAAGAAAGATATCCTAGCAAAAGCAGATGAGCAAGTAGCACAAATCGAAGCTGATTATAAAGCAGGAAAAATTATTAACGAAGAAAGATATAGAAAAACAATCACTGTATGGTCTGAAGCAACTGATGCAGTCACTAAAGCAATGATGAATGGACTAGATCAATTCAACCCAGTTTACATGATGGCGAACTCAGGAGCCAGAGGTAACATTTCTCAGATGAGACAGTTAGCGGCAATGAGAGGAAACATGGCCGATACACAAGGAAGAATCATCGAGGTACCTATCAAAGCTAACTTCCGTGAAGGACTAACAGTATTAGAGTTCTTTATGTCATCACACGGAGCTAGAAAAGGACTAGCAGATACTGCCCTAAGAACTGCTGACTCAGGATACTTAACAAGAAGACTTGTTGATATATCACATGAAGTTATAGTTAATGCAGAAGATTGTGGAACTCATCAAGGAATTGAAGTAGGAGAATTAATCTCTGAAGGTAAGGTAATTGAAGAGTTAAAAGAAAGAATAAACGGAAGAGTTCTTGCAGAAGATTTAGTATATGAAGGAGAAGTAATAGCTCCAAGAAATACTTTAATTGGAAAAGAACTAATTAAGAAAATAGATGAATTAGGAATTAGAAAAGTTAAGATAAGATCTCCATTAACTTGTGCTCTTGAAAAAGGAGTATGTAGAAAATGTTATGGAATGGATTTATCTAACCATAAAGAGATATTACTTGGAGAAGCGGTTGGAGTTATTGCAGCTCAATCAATCGGAGAACCAGGTACTCAGCTTACAATGAGAACATTCCATACTGGAGGAGTTGCAACAGCAGCAGCAGTAGTAAGTGGAGTTAGAGCTGAAAATTCAGGTAAGGTAGCTTATAGAGACGTTAAGATACTAGTAAATGAGGAAAATGGAGACGAAATAGTAGTTAGTCAATCTGCTAAATTAATTATAGGAAACTATGATTATGAGATTCCATCAGGTTCTATCTTAAAAGTAAAAGAGGGACAACAAGTTGAAATTGGAGAAACATTAGTTACATTCGACCCATTCCATATCCCTATTATTGCTGACCAAGATGGAAGAATTGAGTATAGAGAACTTTATGTAAAAGAAAACTATGACGAAAAATATGATGTTACAGAATTTATGGCAATTAAACCTGTAGAATCTGGAGATATCAACCCAAGAGTTGTGGTATTTGATGCTGAAGGAAATACAAAAGGAAGCTATACTATCCCATTCGGAGCTTACTTAATGGTAAGGGAAGGGGAAGAGATTAAAAAAGGACAAATCATTGCTAAAATCATTAAAGAGGGAGCAGGAACAAAAGACATCACTGGAGGTCTTCCAAGAGTTCAAGAGCTATTTGAAGCTAGAAATCCTAAAGGAAAAGCAATGCTTACTGAAATAGAAGGTAAGGTAGAAGTAACTGGTAAGAAGAAGAAAGGTATGAGAGTAATCTTAGTTAAATCAGTTTCTGATTCAAGTGATTATAAAGAGTACTTAGTACCAGTTGGAGAGCGTCTAGTTGTTACTGATGGAATGCTTGTAAAAGCTGGAGATAAGATAACAGAAGGAGCTATTTCTCCATTTGACGTTCTAAATATTAAAGGACTTGTAGCAGCTGAGCAGTTTATCCTAGAATCTGTACAACAAGTGTATAGAGACCAAGGAGTTACTGTAAATGATAAACACATTGAGATTATCGTTAAACAGATGTTTAAGAAAGTAAGAATAGTTGATTCAGGAGCATCTTTATTCTTAGAGGATGAAGTTGTAGAAAAGAGAGTAGTAGAGTTAGAAAACGAAAAACTTCAAGCTGAAGGAAAAGCTATAATCAAATATGAACCAATTATTCAAGGTATTACTAAAGCAGCTGTTAATACAGGAAGTTTCATATCAGCAGCTTCATTCCAAGAAACTACTAAAGTTCTTTCAAATGCAGCTATTGAAGGAAAAGTTGACTTCTTAGAAGGATTAAAAGAAAACGTAATTATCGGTAAGAAGATACCAGCTGGAACTGGATTTAGTGCTTATAAAAAGATAAAAGCAAAAGTTATAGAAGAAGATTTAATGGAACAAGAGTAA